In Mastacembelus armatus chromosome 22, fMasArm1.2, whole genome shotgun sequence, a genomic segment contains:
- the nkx2.4a gene encoding NK2 homeobox 4a isoform X2 gives MSLSPKHTTPFSVTDILSPIEETYKKFSGMDGAGNLTSPLGAYRQPQVSQTGMQQHSMGHNAAVPTTYHMPHTVSQFSHSAMGGYCNGSIGNMGDLPSYQESMRNSAATGWYSANPDPRYSTISRFMGPSTGMNMTGMGSLTGMADATKSMPTLHAAPRRKRRVLFSQAQVYELERRFKQQKYLSAPEREHLASMIHLTPTQVKIWFQNHRYKMKRQAKDKAAQQLQQQQQDGNLCQQQAQSPRRVAVPVLVKDGKPCQNGSNTPTPNQQQHQSQQQVNALELEEMSPSPPSLHSQLNMAQIDTSAVDYTSNMVSSNLLYGRTW, from the exons ATGTCGTTGAGCCCAAAGCACACTACGCCTTTTTCAGTGACAGATATTTTGAGTCCAATCGAGGAGACCTACAAGAAGTTTAGTGGCATGGACGGCGCAGGGAACCTAACCTCTCCACTGGGAGCCTACCGACAGCCTCAGGTGTCTCAGACCGGCATGCAACAACACTCCATGGGCCATAACGCCGCTGTGCCCACCACTTACCACATGCCGCACACGGTCTCCCAGTTCTCCCACAGCGCAATGGGCGGATATTGCAACGGAAGCATTGGCAACATGGGAGACCTCCCGTCGTACCAGGAAAGCATGCGGAATAGTGCAGCAACAGGGTGGTACAGCGCCAACCCTGATCCAAGATACTCCACAA ttTCTAGATTCATGGGACCTTCCACAGGTATGAACATGACCGGCATGGGGAGTCTCACGGGAATGGCGGACGCCACCAAATCCATGCCAACTCTCCACGCTGCGCCCAGGAGGAAACGGCGCGTCCTGTTCTCGCAGGCTCAGGTCTACGAGCTGGAAAGGAGGTTTAAACAACAGAAATACCTGTCGGCGCCTGAGAGGGAGCACCTGGCCAGCATGATCCACCTGACGCCGACCCAGGTGAAGATCTGGTTTCAGAACCACCGGTACAAGATGAAGCGTCAGGCTAAGGACAAGGCAgcgcagcagctgcagcagcagcaacaggacgGTAACCTGTGCCAACAGCAGGCGCAATCTCCGAGGCGCGTAGCCGTACCAGTTCTGGTGAAGGACGGTAAACCGTGCCAGAACGGCTCCAACACACCGACGCCGAACCAGCAACAG CATCAAAGCCAGCAGCAGGTGAACGCTTTGGAGCTGGAGGAGATGTCGCCCAGCCCCCCCTCACTGCACAGCCAGCTCAACATGGCCCAGATAGACACATCTGCTGTAGATTACACCAGTAACATGGTCAGCTCAAACCTCCTCTACGGCAGAACGTGGTAG
- the nkx2.4a gene encoding NK2 homeobox 4a isoform X1, whose product MSLSPKHTTPFSVTDILSPIEETYKKFSGMDGAGNLTSPLGAYRQPQVSQTGMQQHSMGHNAAVPTTYHMPHTVSQFSHSAMGGYCNGSIGNMGDLPSYQESMRNSAATGWYSANPDPRYSTISRFMGPSTGMNMTGMGSLTGMADATKSMPTLHAAPRRKRRVLFSQAQVYELERRFKQQKYLSAPEREHLASMIHLTPTQVKIWFQNHRYKMKRQAKDKAAQQLQQQQQDGNLCQQQAQSPRRVAVPVLVKDGKPCQNGSNTPTPNQQQVQQSQQQSQQQNGAGVVLASSTSSLTQHQSQQQVNALELEEMSPSPPSLHSQLNMAQIDTSAVDYTSNMVSSNLLYGRTW is encoded by the exons ATGTCGTTGAGCCCAAAGCACACTACGCCTTTTTCAGTGACAGATATTTTGAGTCCAATCGAGGAGACCTACAAGAAGTTTAGTGGCATGGACGGCGCAGGGAACCTAACCTCTCCACTGGGAGCCTACCGACAGCCTCAGGTGTCTCAGACCGGCATGCAACAACACTCCATGGGCCATAACGCCGCTGTGCCCACCACTTACCACATGCCGCACACGGTCTCCCAGTTCTCCCACAGCGCAATGGGCGGATATTGCAACGGAAGCATTGGCAACATGGGAGACCTCCCGTCGTACCAGGAAAGCATGCGGAATAGTGCAGCAACAGGGTGGTACAGCGCCAACCCTGATCCAAGATACTCCACAA ttTCTAGATTCATGGGACCTTCCACAGGTATGAACATGACCGGCATGGGGAGTCTCACGGGAATGGCGGACGCCACCAAATCCATGCCAACTCTCCACGCTGCGCCCAGGAGGAAACGGCGCGTCCTGTTCTCGCAGGCTCAGGTCTACGAGCTGGAAAGGAGGTTTAAACAACAGAAATACCTGTCGGCGCCTGAGAGGGAGCACCTGGCCAGCATGATCCACCTGACGCCGACCCAGGTGAAGATCTGGTTTCAGAACCACCGGTACAAGATGAAGCGTCAGGCTAAGGACAAGGCAgcgcagcagctgcagcagcagcaacaggacgGTAACCTGTGCCAACAGCAGGCGCAATCTCCGAGGCGCGTAGCCGTACCAGTTCTGGTGAAGGACGGTAAACCGTGCCAGAACGGCTCCAACACACCGACGCCGAACCAGCAACAGGTACAACAGAGCCAACAACAGAGCCAACAACAGAACGGAGCCGGAGTCGTGCTCGCATCCTCCACCAGCAGCCTCACCCAGCATCAAAGCCAGCAGCAGGTGAACGCTTTGGAGCTGGAGGAGATGTCGCCCAGCCCCCCCTCACTGCACAGCCAGCTCAACATGGCCCAGATAGACACATCTGCTGTAGATTACACCAGTAACATGGTCAGCTCAAACCTCCTCTACGGCAGAACGTGGTAG